In Diabrotica undecimpunctata isolate CICGRU chromosome 4, icDiaUnde3, whole genome shotgun sequence, a single genomic region encodes these proteins:
- the ATPsynC gene encoding ATP synthase lipid-binding protein, mitochondrial, translating to MFACARLIAPATRSALVANTKQYLRPLSSVVNQSQIQVQNVQQHKQPTLLPAIRSFQTTPVSRDIDSAAKFIGAGAATVGVAGSGAGIGTVFGSLIIGYARNPSLKQQLFSYAILGFALSEAMGLFCLMMAFLLLFAF from the exons atgtttgCCTGTGCTAGACTGATTGCCCCTGCCACCAGAAGCGCA CTCGTTGCCAACACAAAACAATACTTGAGGCCACTGAGCAGTGTAGTAAACCAAAGTCAAATACAGGTACAGAATGTGCAACAACACAAGCAACCTACCCTCCTCCCCGCTATCCGCAGTTTCCAAACTACACCAGTCAGCAGAGACATTGACTCTGCGGCTAAATTCATTGGTGCTGGAGCTGCCACAGTTGGAGTAGCTGGATCAG gAGCTGGTATTGGAACAGTGTTCGGTTCACTCATCATCGGTTACGCCAGAAACCCCAGCCTAAAACAACAACTCTTCTCATACGCCATCTTAGGGTTCGCCTTGTCCGAAGCTATGGGTCTTTTCTGTCTTATGATGGCGTTCTTGTTATTGTTCGCCTTCTAA